The uncultured Desulfuromusa sp. genome has a segment encoding these proteins:
- a CDS encoding Wzz/FepE/Etk N-terminal domain-containing protein, with protein MSQQDSECYQREVGSDEIDLADLVLILLRRKWLIVAMTGLVTLIAAGISLVLPEVYAVTAILEPGKDADGHLIENPQSIRENILGGAFDREISDKLGLELDQIPQFNVAVPKNTSLVTIKIESTNPGEAVDVMNELIAKLSGNIERQLEVKRELINSEMRSLETKRSLIPSQAEQLERLISETEKKVLALESARKKTVPDGDSSAISILLYLNEIQNQQVFLNSLYDKLNELKVKEGEVEQKISQLKIKQTNIKGVNITKQPDIPEKPIKPQKVLIVALSFVLSLMMSILSAFMVEFMSNLKRQRA; from the coding sequence TTGAGCCAACAGGATTCAGAGTGTTACCAGCGTGAAGTGGGCAGTGATGAAATTGATCTGGCTGACCTTGTTCTTATTCTCCTGAGGCGTAAATGGCTGATTGTCGCTATGACTGGTTTAGTGACGTTGATTGCCGCCGGTATTAGTCTGGTTTTACCTGAAGTCTATGCGGTGACCGCAATACTTGAACCGGGAAAAGATGCAGATGGGCATCTGATTGAAAATCCCCAGAGCATAAGAGAGAATATTCTTGGGGGGGCTTTTGATCGTGAAATATCAGATAAACTAGGCCTGGAGCTGGACCAGATTCCTCAATTCAATGTTGCTGTCCCTAAAAATACCAGTCTGGTTACTATTAAAATTGAAAGTACCAATCCTGGTGAAGCTGTTGATGTGATGAATGAATTAATTGCAAAGTTATCCGGGAATATTGAGAGGCAATTGGAGGTTAAAAGAGAGCTTATCAATAGCGAAATGAGATCACTGGAAACTAAAAGAAGCCTCATTCCTTCACAAGCAGAACAATTAGAGCGTCTTATTTCCGAAACGGAAAAAAAGGTCTTGGCTTTAGAATCAGCCAGGAAGAAAACTGTTCCTGATGGTGATAGCTCAGCGATATCGATTCTTTTATATTTGAATGAAATTCAAAATCAACAGGTTTTTCTGAACAGTCTGTACGATAAGCTGAATGAGTTAAAGGTAAAAGAGGGTGAGGTTGAACAGAAGATAAGCCAATTGAAAATTAAACAAACAAATATCAAGGGGGTTAATATTACGAAACAGCCGGATATTCCAGAAAAGCCAATTAAGCCCCAAAAAGTTCTGATTGTTGCACTCTCTTTTGTTCTGAGTCTGATGATGAGCATCTTGTCGGCATTTATGGTTGAGTTCATGAGTAATCTCAAGAGGCAAAGGGCTTAA
- a CDS encoding NAD-dependent epimerase has protein sequence MKVLVTGAAGFIGSHLSQYLLARGDEVVGLDNLNDYYDVNLKKARLEKLQSQAGFRFVRLDLEDREGMADLFQREQFEKVVNLAAQAGVRYSLINPYAYIDSNIQGFVNVLEGCRHNNVQHLVYASSSSVYGANTSMPFSVHDNVDHPVSLYAASKKSNELMAHTYSHLYRLPTTGLRFFTVYGPWGRPDMAMFLFAKAILAGEPIDVFNYGKMKRDFTYIDDIVEGVVRTLDHTALPNSSWSGDQPDPGTSAAPYRLYNIGNNNPVELMYLIEVMEKSLDRVAEKNMLPIQPGDVPATYADVEALVEDVGFKPATSIEDGVERFVAWYRNFYTA, from the coding sequence ATGAAAGTTCTCGTAACTGGTGCTGCAGGATTTATTGGTTCACACTTATCACAATATCTCCTTGCTCGCGGCGATGAAGTTGTCGGTCTGGATAACCTGAATGACTACTATGATGTTAATCTGAAAAAGGCCCGTCTGGAAAAGTTACAGAGTCAGGCAGGGTTTCGTTTTGTCAGGCTGGATCTGGAAGATCGGGAGGGGATGGCTGACTTGTTTCAGCGTGAACAGTTTGAGAAGGTCGTTAACTTGGCTGCTCAAGCCGGGGTGCGCTATTCTTTGATCAATCCCTATGCCTACATCGATAGCAATATTCAGGGCTTTGTTAACGTGCTGGAGGGTTGTCGGCATAACAACGTCCAGCATCTTGTCTACGCATCATCTTCCTCGGTTTATGGTGCCAATACTTCCATGCCTTTTTCCGTGCATGATAATGTTGATCACCCTGTCTCCCTTTATGCGGCCAGTAAGAAATCGAATGAATTAATGGCCCATACTTACAGTCATCTTTACCGGTTGCCAACAACCGGGCTACGTTTTTTTACCGTTTACGGCCCTTGGGGACGACCTGATATGGCAATGTTCCTGTTTGCCAAGGCCATTTTAGCGGGAGAACCCATTGACGTTTTTAATTACGGCAAGATGAAAAGGGACTTTACTTACATTGATGATATTGTTGAAGGTGTTGTGCGGACACTTGACCATACAGCTTTACCCAACTCCAGCTGGAGTGGAGATCAACCTGATCCCGGAACCAGCGCCGCACCTTACAGGCTCTATAATATCGGCAATAATAACCCTGTAGAGCTGATGTATCTCATTGAAGTTATGGAAAAGAGCCTTGATCGGGTCGCAGAGAAGAATATGTTGCCGATTCAACCGGGCGATGTCCCCGCGACCTACGCTGATGTTGAAGCTTTGGTCGAGGATGTCGGTTTTAAACCGGCAACGTCAATTGAGGATGGGGTGGAGCGGTTTGTCGCATGGTATCGTAATTTTTATACCGCATAA
- a CDS encoding UDP binding domain-containing protein → MDIVRELQEFNIEVDVYDPWVDVDEAGLEYGIKPVTTPEQHAYDGIILAVGLQQFAEMGADAVRQFGKNKHVLYDLKYVFLSEEVDLRL, encoded by the coding sequence GTGGATATTGTCCGTGAACTGCAAGAATTCAACATTGAAGTCGATGTCTATGATCCTTGGGTTGATGTGGATGAGGCCGGGCTTGAATATGGGATTAAACCTGTCACTACCCCAGAACAACATGCTTATGACGGCATTATCCTGGCTGTGGGGCTCCAGCAGTTTGCTGAAATGGGGGCGGATGCCGTTCGTCAGTTTGGTAAAAATAAACATGTACTTTATGATTTGAAGTATGTTTTTTTATCTGAAGAAGTTGATTTGAGATTGTAG
- a CDS encoding O-antigen ligase family protein: MKFKKQQKKVFSFFLFVLLLLWFLTFPTQGALYQITIYSIPLLCLLNSECRAVLKKLLCDNKWLLVTLVSPILLSYANYLFSSVTAGGLFETGDTILRYYIRFVLLGLCGAVIVDYLGLSSPILLGGMLISATMHCGYAILISFSDIVTFLFSLKGIPRMSALIGSPNEFGLLMVIGVLISIGLISRKQNRYGNFLFFFIFLCCLLTTILSQSRGAWLALFVGLILFLLPDKHSSYRLYQRVFFVFIIILICAFSFDQVGILSKRMSRFSSDPARLLIWDRFFSVWLSHFWVGVYSLDDYFIRFANGHVYKNPHSVFLDSAVRTGIFGLISLCVFFIYSAKKLWNSVYRIYTLPLLGSIFAGGLFSWSIYGKTFYQSIMAVVLMLFLTRKSKNVEAENIPLN; this comes from the coding sequence ATGAAATTTAAAAAGCAACAAAAGAAAGTGTTTTCTTTTTTTTTGTTTGTACTGTTGTTACTTTGGTTTTTAACTTTCCCGACTCAGGGAGCTTTGTATCAGATAACAATATACTCTATTCCTTTGCTGTGTCTGCTGAACTCTGAATGTCGTGCTGTCTTAAAAAAACTTCTATGTGATAATAAGTGGTTACTTGTCACATTAGTTTCTCCAATTTTATTATCTTACGCTAATTATCTGTTTTCTTCCGTAACAGCTGGTGGTCTTTTTGAAACTGGTGATACGATTCTTCGTTATTATATTAGGTTTGTTCTGTTGGGCTTATGTGGTGCTGTTATTGTGGACTATCTTGGCCTTAGCTCCCCGATCCTACTGGGTGGGATGTTGATTTCAGCGACCATGCATTGTGGGTATGCTATTCTCATTTCTTTTTCTGACATTGTAACATTTTTATTTTCTCTCAAGGGAATACCACGGATGAGCGCTTTGATCGGTAGTCCAAACGAATTTGGACTATTGATGGTTATTGGTGTGTTGATCTCAATTGGTCTCATATCTAGAAAACAGAACCGTTACGGTAATTTCTTGTTCTTTTTCATTTTTCTTTGCTGTCTTTTAACCACTATTTTGTCACAAAGCAGAGGCGCATGGCTCGCCCTTTTCGTTGGTTTGATTTTATTTTTATTACCAGATAAACACAGTTCCTATCGACTTTACCAAAGGGTTTTTTTCGTTTTTATTATTATATTAATATGTGCTTTTTCTTTTGATCAGGTCGGTATACTTTCGAAACGTATGTCTCGGTTTTCTTCAGATCCTGCAAGATTACTCATTTGGGACCGTTTCTTTTCTGTATGGCTCAGCCATTTTTGGGTTGGGGTTTACAGTTTGGACGATTATTTTATTCGTTTTGCAAATGGTCATGTTTATAAAAATCCACATAGTGTCTTTCTTGATTCAGCTGTACGAACTGGAATCTTTGGTCTCATCTCTTTGTGTGTTTTTTTTATTTACAGTGCGAAGAAGCTTTGGAATTCTGTATATCGAATATACACTTTACCTCTTCTGGGCTCTATTTTTGCCGGTGGTTTGTTTAGTTGGTCTATCTATGGGAAAACATTTTATCAGTCAATTATGGCTGTTGTGTTGATGCTTTTTCTGACCAGGAAATCTAAGAATGTTGAAGCTGAAAATATTCCCCTAAATTAA
- a CDS encoding DUF86 domain-containing protein, whose protein sequence is MVRPDNVSLNKAAIIERCIRRMREEYEADKSLANYTHLDALILNIERACQAAIDLAMHVVSVEHLGMPQSSAESFFLLQQVGQLDGELAARLSGMTGFRNIAIHQYQDIEPDVIHYIMQEGWRDLIDLCAALSLRIEP, encoded by the coding sequence ATGGTTCGCCCTGACAATGTCAGTTTGAATAAAGCGGCGATTATAGAGCGCTGTATTCGTCGTATGCGTGAAGAATACGAAGCCGACAAAAGCCTCGCAAACTACACCCATCTGGATGCGTTGATTTTGAATATCGAGCGTGCTTGCCAGGCAGCCATCGACCTTGCGATGCATGTTGTTTCCGTGGAGCATTTAGGTATGCCGCAAAGCAGTGCTGAATCTTTCTTCCTGCTGCAGCAGGTGGGACAGCTAGATGGTGAGCTGGCTGCTCGTCTTTCCGGCATGACCGGTTTCCGCAATATCGCAATCCATCAATATCAGGATATAGAACCGGATGTCATTCACTATATTATGCAAGAAGGGTGGCGGGATCTGATCGATTTATGTGCGGCACTAAGTTTGCGGATCGAACCATGA
- a CDS encoding nucleotidyltransferase domain-containing protein: MNTIVKQNNREQIETITSHLFAVLIGRSGVAAVYLLGSAAKGMLRKDSDIDIAFLPIAGQDISLQVRLELASILENRLHRKIDIGVITGKNLIYASEAILNGLRIVTLQKNYTETMETRLLGCYYTFRQDRREVEESYGSP; this comes from the coding sequence ATGAATACTATAGTAAAACAAAATAATCGGGAGCAGATTGAGACGATAACAAGCCATCTGTTCGCTGTTTTAATAGGCCGCTCAGGTGTTGCAGCTGTGTATTTATTAGGCTCAGCGGCCAAGGGGATGTTGCGCAAAGACAGTGATATTGACATTGCCTTTCTTCCAATAGCGGGTCAGGATATCTCTCTGCAAGTACGACTGGAATTGGCCTCGATTCTCGAAAATCGCTTGCACAGGAAAATCGATATCGGAGTCATAACGGGAAAAAATCTTATTTATGCCAGCGAAGCCATCCTGAACGGTCTTCGCATTGTTACATTACAAAAAAACTATACGGAAACTATGGAAACGCGCCTGCTGGGGTGTTATTACACGTTTCGGCAAGACCGTAGGGAAGTCGAGGAGAGTTATGGTTCGCCCTGA
- a CDS encoding Wzz/FepE/Etk N-terminal domain-containing protein: protein MNQQGSKNNYHEIADDEIDLVSLAWILIRWKYLILIVFVLCVVVGAVLTFLRQPQYDYITTIEIGSTITNLETGDVRLIESSGEVLEKIKAAYIPLNSHDQSANNIKVTASSPKGSRLILLKSSGSEVSETDHRALHNKIADAVENDHLRRIQPAREQLESRIAMIKTDLDKMMSKDLIEIKKKSLLENVQEKKRDLSSLADQERTFEIASANALNKLESALLDVLDKQKFELIDLQNKIAKENSDLAELADQKSTLIKNQKILSQEKALLSRQVEKLDKMLTDIGQKRLEAPAEVDSPANALTLMMIENQLEQYRTRRENLELKLGVELQQKNNDLEMQLAGTERKKTIQEKLLADLEVQLNFKRQSQAREIEQRQKEIQNLQAEQSKIKGDYRRQQDEINREIIEAENDLHEYEINLGFNINQQKQVVAELEGKLKNLQPTRSLGVAIRSQNPTGQSKILILALSSILGLMGGVMLAFFAEFMKKVRQQPAEDK, encoded by the coding sequence ATGAATCAACAGGGATCAAAAAATAATTACCATGAAATTGCTGACGATGAGATTGATCTCGTTTCGTTGGCGTGGATACTGATAAGGTGGAAATATCTCATTTTGATTGTTTTTGTTCTCTGTGTTGTCGTCGGTGCTGTGTTAACGTTTTTACGTCAGCCCCAATATGACTACATTACAACAATTGAAATTGGATCAACGATTACCAATCTGGAAACTGGAGATGTGAGGCTAATCGAATCTTCTGGTGAAGTATTGGAGAAAATTAAAGCTGCCTATATCCCTTTGAATTCACACGATCAATCTGCAAACAATATTAAAGTCACTGCATCTTCTCCCAAGGGGAGTCGTTTAATTTTGCTTAAAAGTTCTGGTTCCGAAGTATCGGAAACAGATCACAGAGCTCTTCATAATAAAATTGCTGATGCTGTCGAGAATGATCATTTGCGTCGAATTCAACCCGCAAGAGAACAGCTTGAATCGCGTATAGCCATGATAAAAACAGATCTTGATAAAATGATGTCAAAAGATCTGATAGAAATAAAAAAGAAGAGTCTGCTCGAAAATGTGCAAGAAAAGAAAAGAGATTTATCGTCGTTAGCTGATCAGGAGCGGACCTTTGAAATAGCTTCTGCAAATGCGCTGAACAAACTGGAATCTGCTCTTTTGGATGTTCTGGATAAACAGAAATTCGAGTTAATTGACCTGCAGAATAAAATTGCTAAAGAAAATTCTGACCTTGCTGAGTTGGCTGATCAGAAAAGTACTCTGATAAAGAATCAAAAAATTCTTAGTCAGGAAAAAGCTCTCTTGTCGCGGCAAGTTGAAAAACTCGACAAAATGTTGACGGACATCGGTCAAAAAAGATTGGAGGCTCCGGCTGAAGTTGATAGTCCCGCTAACGCTCTTACCTTGATGATGATTGAGAACCAATTGGAGCAATACCGAACACGAAGAGAAAATTTGGAGCTTAAACTTGGGGTTGAATTACAGCAGAAAAACAATGATCTGGAGATGCAGCTGGCGGGGACCGAACGGAAGAAAACAATACAGGAAAAGTTATTGGCCGATCTGGAGGTTCAGCTGAACTTCAAACGGCAATCTCAAGCGCGTGAAATTGAGCAGAGGCAGAAAGAAATTCAAAACCTACAGGCGGAACAAAGTAAAATAAAAGGTGACTATAGGCGTCAACAAGACGAAATAAACCGTGAGATCATTGAAGCTGAGAATGATTTACATGAATATGAAATTAATCTTGGGTTTAATATCAATCAACAAAAACAGGTTGTCGCTGAGTTGGAAGGGAAGCTGAAGAATTTACAGCCGACCCGATCTTTAGGGGTGGCTATCCGCTCTCAGAATCCGACCGGGCAGAGCAAAATACTAATCCTCGCTCTTTCTTCAATCCTGGGTCTCATGGGGGGTGTTATGCTGGCTTTTTTTGCCGAGTTTATGAAAAAGGTGAGGCAGCAACCTGCCGAGGATAAATAG
- a CDS encoding helix-hairpin-helix domain-containing protein produces MKKMKKLFVFCAFLMVFSFACQPAFALEKINLNTATIEQLMELKGVGEKTAAKIVEYRNKKQFNSVEELANVKGVGEKTLAKIRDQLTVAAKKKK; encoded by the coding sequence ATGAAAAAAATGAAGAAATTGTTTGTCTTTTGTGCTTTTCTCATGGTGTTTAGTTTTGCCTGTCAGCCAGCTTTTGCTCTAGAAAAAATAAATTTGAATACTGCTACTATTGAGCAATTAATGGAGCTAAAAGGAGTTGGTGAGAAGACAGCGGCAAAAATCGTAGAATATCGGAATAAGAAACAGTTTAATTCTGTTGAAGAATTGGCTAATGTCAAAGGGGTTGGTGAAAAGACCTTGGCAAAGATACGAGACCAATTGACAGTGGCTGCAAAGAAGAAAAAATAA
- a CDS encoding ELM1/GtrOC1 family putative glycosyltransferase, whose protein sequence is MKKRIIILQSKYHGSNQQLLSIAKYAFSDYDPHAVHIELRSRKKILLPIYKIIIIVRNYLGSRNPISQLLNTLALKNVKGKILDADIILAKTAPYECPAQMLAAGTRASVYFIGQPRRFPTDKFTCLVSTPSTPVQPNDITLETLPTFSTFKNYHRHKINTKKPSRIWGMLLGGNAKGFKYDNKTWLTLATDMQEIAKKYKIKWLISTSPRTGKNAEAIFKKIFPEPSPELYELSCWGDPQQKSILDCLSCSEVVFVTEDSASMISEAVNCRIPTVSIRPKKTGYNGLTEPLATYHHQKGTLIRMTSDEIKSFDFPLWISKDFKPLTLCWTEQWQKQAQEKQP, encoded by the coding sequence TTGAAAAAACGAATTATCATTTTACAATCGAAATACCACGGAAGTAACCAGCAGCTACTCAGTATCGCCAAATATGCATTCAGTGACTATGATCCACACGCTGTTCATATAGAATTGAGATCCCGTAAAAAAATCCTTCTTCCCATTTATAAAATCATCATAATTGTGCGCAACTATCTTGGGTCAAGAAACCCTATTTCTCAGTTATTAAATACCCTCGCTCTAAAAAACGTAAAGGGAAAAATCTTAGACGCAGATATTATCCTTGCAAAAACAGCACCTTATGAGTGTCCTGCGCAGATGTTAGCAGCTGGCACCAGAGCATCAGTGTATTTTATCGGTCAGCCTCGGCGATTCCCGACAGATAAATTTACCTGTCTTGTCTCCACGCCTTCCACCCCAGTTCAGCCAAACGATATAACCCTTGAAACACTTCCAACCTTTTCAACATTCAAAAACTATCACCGGCATAAAATCAATACAAAAAAACCATCACGAATTTGGGGCATGCTGCTGGGAGGAAATGCTAAAGGATTTAAATATGATAATAAAACATGGCTTACTCTCGCAACTGACATGCAAGAAATAGCAAAAAAATATAAAATCAAATGGTTAATATCAACATCTCCAAGAACAGGTAAAAACGCTGAGGCAATCTTCAAAAAGATTTTTCCTGAACCATCTCCGGAACTCTATGAATTAAGCTGCTGGGGAGATCCACAACAAAAATCAATTCTAGACTGTCTTTCCTGCTCTGAAGTCGTTTTTGTTACCGAAGATAGTGCTTCCATGATATCAGAAGCTGTCAACTGTAGAATTCCAACTGTCAGCATTCGACCGAAAAAAACAGGATATAACGGCCTGACAGAACCATTGGCAACTTACCACCATCAAAAAGGGACATTGATAAGAATGACAAGCGATGAGATTAAATCGTTTGACTTTCCCTTATGGATCAGCAAAGATTTTAAGCCACTTACTCTTTGCTGGACAGAGCAATGGCAAAAGCAAGCTCAAGAAAAACAACCTTAA
- a CDS encoding oligosaccharide flippase family protein: MINQIKKLMKNNFLRSASILVGGSALAQALAVVSLPVLTRLYSPDNFGLLVVYTSVVGIVSVAACLRLDIAIPVPKRDGDAANILVLALFSMLVVVLTTVIVINLFKGEILALFDHPNLEDYLWLVPIGILLNSTYSALQYWATRKKAFSLIARTRVGRAVGGITTQAGLGFFGYTSGGLIIGQMVNSGAGIFGLTRHVFTQSTEAFKEVNLGRMRHLLVEYGRYPKYSTFEALFNSASIQLPLILIAAMAVGSEAGYLMLSMKVMQAPMGMIGGAIAQVYLSRAPEEYRNQNLGVFTAKVLCGLLKTGVGPLFFVGFVAPQFFVIIFGSEWYRAGELLMWMTPWFVMQFLSSPISMALQVANHQKRALILQLVGLLLRVGSVIFAGLVSPAYLSEAYALSGFIFYAFFVLVVLVSVGCKIGDITPQLKKSFPVLLGWSVFSLCVLGLCLFFMD; encoded by the coding sequence GTGATCAATCAGATAAAAAAACTGATGAAAAATAATTTCTTGCGCTCTGCTAGTATACTTGTTGGTGGTTCCGCTTTAGCTCAAGCTCTTGCTGTAGTTTCTCTGCCAGTTCTTACGCGATTATATTCACCCGATAATTTTGGCCTCTTAGTCGTATACACATCTGTTGTTGGTATTGTCTCTGTGGCTGCCTGTCTTAGGTTGGATATTGCTATACCAGTTCCAAAAAGAGATGGTGACGCTGCTAATATTTTGGTGCTTGCGTTGTTTAGTATGTTGGTTGTGGTTTTAACTACAGTGATTGTTATTAATCTTTTTAAGGGGGAAATTCTTGCTTTATTTGACCACCCAAATTTAGAAGACTACCTATGGTTAGTCCCTATTGGGATTCTATTAAATAGTACCTACAGTGCTTTACAATATTGGGCGACGAGGAAGAAAGCTTTTTCTCTTATTGCCAGAACGCGCGTCGGTCGCGCAGTGGGAGGTATAACGACGCAGGCTGGTTTGGGTTTTTTCGGGTACACCTCTGGGGGGCTGATTATTGGTCAAATGGTGAATAGTGGCGCTGGTATTTTTGGACTGACTCGTCATGTGTTTACTCAGAGCACCGAAGCCTTTAAAGAAGTGAATCTAGGGAGGATGCGTCATCTGTTGGTTGAATATGGTCGATATCCCAAGTATTCAACATTTGAGGCTCTTTTTAATAGTGCTTCTATTCAATTACCGTTAATTCTTATTGCGGCAATGGCGGTTGGTTCAGAGGCTGGATATTTAATGTTATCGATGAAGGTAATGCAGGCACCCATGGGTATGATTGGTGGCGCCATTGCTCAGGTATATCTTTCACGAGCACCAGAAGAATACCGTAATCAGAATTTGGGTGTTTTTACTGCTAAAGTTCTATGTGGGCTACTTAAGACGGGAGTTGGCCCATTGTTTTTTGTGGGTTTCGTTGCCCCCCAATTTTTCGTGATTATTTTTGGGAGTGAATGGTATAGAGCCGGTGAGTTACTTATGTGGATGACTCCATGGTTTGTGATGCAGTTTTTGTCGTCACCTATATCTATGGCTCTTCAGGTTGCTAATCATCAGAAAAGAGCATTGATTCTACAGCTTGTTGGTTTGTTGCTCAGAGTTGGGAGCGTGATATTTGCTGGATTGGTATCACCTGCCTATTTATCTGAAGCTTACGCCTTGTCAGGTTTTATCTTTTATGCATTTTTTGTTTTGGTTGTTCTTGTCTCTGTTGGATGTAAGATTGGGGATATTACACCTCAACTCAAAAAAAGCTTTCCTGTTCTTTTAGGATGGAGTGTATTTTCATTGTGCGTTCTGGGGTTGTGCTTGTTTTTCATGGATTAA
- a CDS encoding glycosyltransferase family 4 protein: MKVLWIVALPLPSVAHLVGEQKAVFGGWVSSMIAQLSTISDIELGVAMRSPISERIVKRVGGIQYYFFPQDSKDKFDAQDEDVRWILNDFSPDLLHVEGAEFAYAKKFLKYWPGVNIVSMQGILNGYEPYELGELPICKMLSSLHPIKMIIAAALLVSKIYFFNSRLKVEEETIGLAQNILGRTKWDRAHSYAINHFAPYFSCNRILRNIFYQKLWSVDGMQRHTFFIGNAASPKKGAHIALYALALLKREYPNVKMYVAGISPALTSQFELKKKISYSAYLRYLIKVLDIVDNIEFLGVLQEDEMADILSKVNVYVLSSIIENSPNTLGEAMIMGVPSVSAYVGGAPDMAKDGEEALFYRANDPKLLAYQVKRIFDDDGLAIKLSKSGRIRAIDTHDPKKNLEKLLVAYRAILD; the protein is encoded by the coding sequence ATGAAAGTACTTTGGATTGTCGCTCTGCCACTTCCCTCTGTTGCGCATTTGGTAGGAGAACAAAAGGCCGTGTTTGGTGGTTGGGTGAGTTCAATGATCGCCCAATTGTCCACAATCAGTGACATTGAACTTGGGGTTGCAATGCGTTCTCCTATTTCGGAGCGTATTGTTAAGCGAGTTGGAGGTATCCAATATTATTTTTTCCCTCAGGATTCTAAAGATAAATTTGATGCACAGGATGAGGATGTTCGCTGGATTTTGAATGATTTCAGTCCTGATCTTCTCCACGTGGAGGGGGCAGAATTTGCGTATGCCAAAAAATTTCTCAAATATTGGCCCGGTGTAAATATAGTGTCGATGCAGGGAATCTTAAATGGATATGAACCGTATGAACTAGGGGAATTGCCAATTTGTAAAATGCTTTCATCTCTCCACCCTATAAAAATGATTATTGCTGCAGCTTTACTTGTTAGTAAGATATACTTTTTCAATTCTCGATTGAAAGTTGAGGAAGAGACAATTGGTTTGGCACAAAATATTCTTGGTCGCACGAAATGGGATCGAGCTCATTCTTATGCAATTAATCACTTCGCCCCGTATTTTTCTTGTAATCGAATCCTCCGGAATATTTTTTATCAAAAGTTATGGTCTGTGGACGGGATGCAGAGGCATACTTTTTTTATTGGAAATGCGGCAAGCCCCAAAAAAGGGGCTCATATTGCACTTTACGCCCTAGCATTATTAAAGCGAGAATATCCCAACGTTAAAATGTACGTAGCTGGGATTAGCCCAGCTCTTACGTCGCAATTCGAGTTGAAAAAAAAGATCAGTTATTCTGCGTACCTTCGTTATTTAATCAAGGTTCTAGATATTGTTGATAATATTGAGTTTCTAGGTGTCTTGCAGGAAGATGAAATGGCTGACATTTTATCTAAGGTAAATGTTTATGTCCTTTCGTCGATAATTGAAAATAGTCCGAACACGTTAGGTGAAGCAATGATTATGGGAGTTCCTTCTGTGTCCGCTTATGTGGGAGGAGCCCCGGATATGGCAAAGGATGGGGAGGAAGCTTTGTTTTATCGGGCTAACGATCCCAAGTTGCTTGCATATCAGGTTAAACGAATTTTTGATGATGATGGACTTGCCATCAAACTTTCAAAAAGTGGTCGTATCCGAGCAATCGATACGCACGATCCAAAGAAAAATTTAGAAAAATTACTTGTGGCCTATCGAGCTATATTAGATTAG